The sequence CAATTATTAACGACGCCTATCCAGCCGAATATTTTGTTCAAGACGATTTGCTTTATGTTTTTCCGGACAAAAGTGTTTTTATTTTTGAAATTGAGAAGAATAAAATCAAAGGAATTTCAAATTGGGTTGACAAACAAACTTTTAAAGAAACATCAGTTCCTGCAAACGATGAATATGAAATCTTTTTTGAAACTTACAACATAAATCCGATTTTACTACAACAATTCTATTCTTACAATTACACCGAAAAAACAGACGAAATTTCTTGGTTTGCCTTTGAAAAACCCGAAGAATATTTAAACGAAATGCAAAAACTTTGTGATCAAGGTTTAACATCGGCTTGCGGTGCATTGTTTGGAATGAAATATATTGAAGCAACAGGCGGTTTTGAAAATCTGTTTGAAAATCAACAAATATCAGAAAACAAAGACCTTGAAAAAATTGCACAAAAGATGATTAGTTTAGAAGATGGCAGAGGTTATGCTCTTTTAGGTTCTTATTTTTTAGCATTAGGAAAAATAGAAAAAGCAAAAGAAATACTTACAGAAGGTTCTGAAAAAAGGAATCAACAAGCGACACTAACTTTATTTGAATTAGAAGTTAATGAAAGCTTAAATGAAACCGTAATCGAAGAAAACTAAAACATTAACACAGTAATAATTTTATTCTATTTTTGAGTATATTTACGTAACAATCAAAAAAATAAAAGCATGAATTTTTCAGAAAAAATGTTACGAGATAATGCACTCTCAGATAAAGTTATTATTGTTACTGGTGGCGGTAGTGGTTTAGGTAAATCAATGACAACTTATTTTTTAGAGCTTGGTGCCAAGGTTGCTATTACATCTAGAGATATCGAAAAACTAACCAAGACTGCCAAAGAACTTGAAGAGAAAACAGATGGAACTTGCTTAGCAATTGCGTGTGATGTTCGTCATTACGACCAAGTTGAAAATATGCTTCAAAGTGTGATTGACGCTTTTGGAAAAGTAGATATTTTAGTTAACAATGCAGCCGGAAATTTTATATCGCCGACAGAACGTCTTTCTGCAAATGCTTTTGATACGATAATCGACATTGTTTTAAAAGGAAGCAAAAATTGCACGTTAGCTTTAGGTAAACATTGGATCGATACCAAACAAACCAATAAAAACGTTTTAAATATTGTTACTACTTACGCTTGGACAGGTTCTGGTTATGTTGTTCCATCAGCTACTGCAAAAGCTGGTGTTTTAGCTATGACAAGAAGTTTAGCAGTTGAATGGGCAAAATATGGCATACGAATGAACGCGATTGCGCCTGGACCATTTCCTACAGCAGGTGCTTGGGATAGACTTTTACCTGGCGATTTAAAAGACAAATTCGACATTACAAAACGTGTTCCATTACGTAGAGTTGGAGACCATCAAGAATTAGCCAATTTAGCTGCATATTTAGTTTCTGATTTTTCGGCTTACATCAATGGAGAAGTAGTAACTATCGATGGTGGCGAATGGCTTCAGGGTGCAGGCGAGTTTAATATGCTCGAAAAAATTCCAACAGAAATGTGGGATATGCTTGAAGCAATGATCAAACAAAAAAAGAACAGCTAAAATACTTCTAGAGTTTGAATTACAACAAATTAAAACCTTTAAGAGTTTGTAATTATCTCAAAACATAACATTTAGCAAATTGTTAATAATTTAGATTTCTTAAACTCATAAAATATCGTATTTTTACATTTCTAAATTTTATAGATACAAATGGGTAAAATCATAGCTGTTGCCAATCAAAAAGGTGGAGTTGGTAAAACAACCACTTCTGTTAACTTAGCTGCATCATTAGGTGCTTTAGAAAAAAAGGTATTATTAATCGATGCCGATCCACAGGCCAATGCTACATCTGGCTTAGGAATCGATGTTGAAGCTGTTGAATATGGAACCTATCAAATTTTAGAGCATTCGGTAACACCTGAAGAAGCTTCTTTAGAATGTACAGCTCCGAATGTTCATTTAATTCCTGCTCATATCGATTTAGTTGCGATTGAAATTGAATTAGTAGATAAAGAAAATAGAGAATATATGCTTAAACAAGCATTAGCTGAAATAAAAGAACAATACGACTATATCATTATCGATTGTGCTCCGTCTTTAGGTCTATTAACATTAAATGCTTTAACAGCTGCTGATTCAGTTGTTATTCCAATTCAATGTGAATATTTTGCACTTGAAGGACTTGGTAAACTTTTGAATACTATTAAGAGTGTTCAAAAAATTCACAATCCTGAATTAGACATCGAAGGATTACTTCTTACGATGTATGATTCACGTTTACGTTTATCAAACCAAGTGGTTGAAGAAGTTCAAAAACATTTTAACGATATGGTATTTGAAACGGTTATTCAACGTAACGTTAAATTAAGTGAAGCACCTTCTTTCGGAGAAAGCATTATCAATTACGACGCAACAAGTAAAGGTGCTACAAATTATTTAAATTTAGCACAAGAAATAATTAACAAAAACGCCAACTAAATATGGCCAAAGCATTAAAAAAACAAGCTTTAGGAAGAGGACTTTCAGCATTATTGAAAGATCCTGAAAACGATATTAAATCTGTAGAAGATACAAATGCTGATAAAGTTGTTGGAAACATAATTGAATTAGAACTTGATTCTATCGAAATAAATCCGTTTCAGCCTAGAACAAATTTTAATGAAGAAACATTAAAAGAATTAGCAACTTCTATTAGAGAATTAGGTGTTATTCAACCAATCACAGTAAGAAAAACAGACTTTAATAAATATCAATTAATTTCTGGAGAGCGTCGTTTACGTGCATCAAAACTAGCTGGATTAACAACCATTCCAGCTTATATACGTATTGCCAACGATAATGAATCGCTAGTAATGGCGTTGGTTGAGAACATTCAACGACACGATTTAGATCCGATTGAGGTTGCTTTATCGTACCAACGATTAATTGACGAAATTCAATTAACTCAGGAACAAATGAGTGAACGCGTGGGAAAAAAACGTTCAACCATTACTAATTACCTTCGTTTATTAAAACTAGATCCGATCATTCAAACAGGAATTAGAGATGGTTTTATTACAATGGGACACGGTAGAGCTTTAATTAATATTGAAGATCAGGATGCACAAACAGATATTTATCAAAAAATTATTTTAGAAAATTTATCTGTACGTGAAACTGAAGCTTTAGTAAAAGCATATCACGAAGGAACGCCTGAAAACAACGAAAAAGAAGCTCCAAAAAAGAAATTTTCTTATACCATTTCAGAAACACAAAAGAAAGTTTTCACAGATTTCTTTGGTGCTAAAGTAGATGTCAAAATTGCTGCAAATGGTAAAGGTAAAATCAATGTACCGTTCCATTCTGCAGAAGATTTAGAACGTATTCTTAAATTATTAGAAAAATAGTGCAAAAAGTAATTTGTTTTTTTATTATCAGCTTATTTTGTTATGGCGTTTGTTCTGCTCAAGAAGCGGATAGTTTAAAGCTAAAAACAAACACCTTGACCAAACAAGCAATTGATCCGTTATCGCCAGCTAAGGCAGCATTTTATTCTGCTGTTGTTCCTGGATTGGGTCAAGTTTACAATAAAAGTTATTGGAAAGTACCCATTGTTTATGCTGGAATCGGAACAGGAATTTATTTTTACGTTGATAATCAAAAGAAATACCTAGATTACAGAAATGAATACAAGAGAAGACTTCAAGGAATTCATGATGCTAATGATCCAAAATTTGGTCGTTTAGATAATGACCGTTTGATTAGAGGCCAACGGTATCATCAAAAAAACAGAGATTTATCACTGGTAATTACCATAGCAATTTACGCTTTAAACATTGTTGACGCCAATGTAGATGCACATTTACAACAATTTAATGTAGATGATGATTTAAGTTTCAGACCTTCTATTCAATATAATGAATTCAATGGAACCTACCAATTTGGTGCTCAATTAACTTTTAAATTTTAAAAAATGAAAATAGCATTATTAGGCTATGGTAAAATGGGCAAAGAAATTGAGAAAATTGCCTTAACTCGTGGCCATCAAATAATCCTAAAAAAAACAAGCAATACCAACTTTGACGGTCTTGAAAATGCTGATGTAGCTATCGATTTTAGTTTACCTTCGACTGCGATAGAAAATATTTCGACTTGCTTTAATATAAACATTCCAGTTGTTTCTGGAACAACAGGTTGGTTAGAAAGTTATCCTGAAATAACTGCTTTATGTCAATCTAAAAACGGAGCATTTCTTTACGCTTCTAATTTCAGTGTTGGTGTAAATATTTTCTTTGAACTGAATAATCATCTAGCTAAACTGATGGCTAAATTGAACAATTATAAAGTTTCAATGGAAGAAATTCATCACACTCAAAAACTTGACGCACCTTCAGGAACCGCTATTTCATTAGCAAATGGAATCATCGAAAACTCGCGTTACAAAAATTGGACACTTGAAAATCCAAATGAAACTGATATTTTAATCGATGCCAAACGCATTGCAAATATTCCTGGAACACACAGCGTTTTTTATCGTTCAGAAGTAGATGAAATAGAAATTAAACACGAAGCTTTTTCTAGAGAAGGTTTTGCTTTAGGAGCTGTGATTGCTGCTGAATGGATCGCTAACAAAAAAGGAATTTATTCAATGAAAGATGTCTTGAATTTAGGTTAAATCAAAATAATCTTTTACTTTCGTTTATCAAAAAACATAAAATATGGCATTAACAGAATTGTTGATTATTTTTTTAATTATACAAGTAATTCACTTTTTAGGAACTTGGAAACTTTATATAAAAGCTGGTAGAAAACCTCTTGAAGCTGCAATACCAATTTACAACGCAATTGTTTTAATGAAAATCATAAACCGACCGACTTGGTGGGTAATTTTGTTATTTATTCCGGTTGTAAACTTAATTATGTTTCCGGTAGTTTGGGTTGAAACTTTAAGAAGTTTTGGTAAAAATTCAACCTTAGATACCATTTTAGGAGTTGTTACTTTTGGATTTTATATTTATGTTGTAAACTATGTTCAGGACGTAAAATACATCAAAGACAGAAGTTTAAAACCTAAGACTGAAACAGGAGAAACCATAAGTTCAATTTTATTTGCAGTTGTAGTTGCTACAATTATTCATACTTATATTATTCAACCGTTTACCATTCCGACATCGTCATTAGAAAAAACACTTTTAGTCGGAGATTTTTTATTTGTAAGTAAAGTAAATTACGGAGCAAGAACGCCTAAAACACCTGTAGCTTTTCCGATGGTTCATGATACCATTCCTTTTATTAATAAAAAATCATATTTAAGCTCGATACAAATACCAAACTTCCGCTTTCCAGGATTTGAAAAACCTGCTCATAACGATATTATGGTTTTCAACTGGCCAACAGATACAATTCCATATTTTGGATATAGAGGTACGGAACGTTTTGATAAACCAATTGATAAAAAATCGAACTATGTAAAAAGAACCGTTGGATTACCAGGAGATAATCTTCAGATTAAAGATGGAATTGTATATATCGATGGAAAAGAACTAGACTTAGGTGATCGTGCAAAAATTCAGTTTTATTATACTGTTTATTCAGACAAAGGAGTTGATTTGAATTATTTTGCAAATTTAGGCTATAATGAATTCATGTCTACTTATATCGCAAGTTTCACTAACCAAAGGCAAATAGAAGCTATTGAACCTTATGTTAGAGATGCAAAAAAACAAGACAATGGAACTTTTATTATCAAAACGATGGGATTACCTGCAAGTGTAATTCAAAACAATCAAATTCCGTTACAAGCTGTTTTAGACAAAGAAGTTTTAATCAACTTAACAGCTAACGATGTTGAATATTTAAAAAGTCAAAACGTTTTTGATTCTATCGTAAAATACGAACTTCCAAATGAAGGAACACGTATTTTCCCACATAATAGACCAGGTTGGACTGGAGATAATTTAGGTCCTATTCATATTCCAGCAAAAGGAGAAACGGTTCAATTAACATTGGATAATCTTCCGATGTACAAAGGAATTATTAAAGAATACGAAAATAACGAACTAAAAGTAGAAAACGGAAAAATATTGATAAACGGAAACGAAACAAATTCGTACACTTTTAATCAAGATTATTACTATATGATGGGAGATAACCGTCATAATTCTGAAGACAGTCGTTATTGGGGATTTGTACCACAAGATCATATCGTTGGTAAACCAGTATTCGTTTGGATGAGTTTAGACCAAAATGTTCCTTGGGGAAAATTCTTTGATAAAGTTCGTTGGGAAAGATTATTCACAACCGTTCATGGAACAGGAACTCCTTATTCGTTCTTTATTTACTTTGTGATTTTAATGGGAATTTGGGGTGTTTATTCTTTTGTGAAATACAGAAAGAAAAAGAAAGATAGTTTTAAATACTAAAATCAAAAAATGGATATTTTAATTCATCCGAGTTATTTTCCTTCCATCAGTCATTTTGTTGCGATGATTCAAGCAGATAAAATTACTTTTGAAATGGACGATAATTTTCAAAAACAAACCAATCGAAACCGTATGTATATTTACGGAGCAAACGGAACTCAATTATTAAATATTCCGATTAAGAAAGGTTTAGAACACAATCAAAAATATAAAGACGTTCGTATTGAATATGATTTTAATTGGAGAAAACAACATTTTAAATCGTTAGAATCAGCATACAGAACTTCGCCTTTCTTTGAATATTTCGAAGATGATTTTAGAAGTTTATACGATAAGAAATATGAGTTTTTATTGGATTTAAATTTAGAAACACATCTATTAGTTACAGACAGTTTCGGAATTCAACTTCCGTTTGAAAAAACAGATGAATACCACAAACAAGTAACCAATTTGATAGATTTAAGACCTTTGATTGACGGAAAAAAAGATACCAACCAATTTGAACCTTATACGCAAGTATTCGAAGAAAAATACGGTTTTATTAATAACTTAAGTATTCTGGATTTACTTTTTAACGAAGGAAGATACGGAATAGATTATCTAAAAAAACAAGCGATTAACTTTTAAGTTAATCGCTTGTTGCGTTTATATTATTATGAGAAAAATACTTTTACTATTTAGTTTATTTGCATTAATAAGTTGTAAAACAACTAACAAAAACAATTCAGAACTTTATGTATCTGGATATTTTTCCGAAGATTTTAATGTTCCTAATGAAGTTTTTTTAGGATTTAAGAATGATTCTGTCTATTTATTCAATAAAGATAGTAACGCTTTATTAGGATTTAAAACTCCTAAAAGTAAAACAGACACGGTCACTTTTGACAATAATAAATTAATTATTCAAAAGTCAAAATCTAATGCCAAATTTGAACATTACAAAGACAATAAATTAAATTTTCAAGCATTCTTTTTCAATGTTAAAGAAGAAAGAGATAGAGATTCGTTAGAATTTATAAAAAAAGTAAATCATAAAACCTTTCAAGCTGAAATAGAGAAAACTCCATCAAGTCCAAATAGCGATTTTAAAATATTTAAGCAATTGAATTTTAATAATAATGAAGTTAAAATTACATACGATTATTACTACGATAACGAACTCATGTATTCTGAATTTGAAACACATAAATTTGAAATAAAAAAAATCAAACAAAGTTTGTTTCTACAGATTTTAAATAGTGAAACGTATCCAAACAGAATTTACGAAATCATCAAACTCAAAAACAATCAATTTACTTTGGTACATTACGCTGAAACCAAAACAATTTATGATGAATATAAATCGGTTCAGCCAAACCTAGAAAATTCGAATATATACCAAACTTGCACGGATTTTAGACCAAAAGAATATTTTTCTTTTGACCCTGATATTCGTTATAAAAAAGGTAATAAACGTTTGATGCAATTGCTAGCGAAAGACGCTCCTTTAACCAAAGGAAATGGATATATAACCATACATTTTACAATTAATTGTAATTATGAAATTGGTAGGTTTGGTCTAGAACAGATGGACATGAATTATGATGCAGCCAAATATGACAAAGAATTAATCAAGCATCTAATCACAAAAATAGCAGAAATCAAAGATTGGAATTCTAAAAGAAATTTAGAAATCGATATTCATTACTTTTTAATGTTCAAAATAGAAAACGGTAAAATAATAGATTTATGTCCTTAAAAAATTTATACATAATAGCAATAAGTTTATTTGCTGTTGGATGTTTTGCACAAAATAATCCATTTGAACATCTTAGTTTAGATGAACGAAATCAATTAGCAGATAAATATCATAAGCTTTCGATGGAGAAATATCAAACCTCAGAAATGCATCGTATTTATAAAGATTCTGCTTTAATGGCTAATCCAAAAAATGCTGAATACACCGAAAGATATTCATATTCTTACAAAAAAGCAGGCGAACATATTAAAGCAATGAAACTATTGAACAAAGCAGTTGCAATGGATTTAGAAAATAACAAAACCAACGCACTGGAATACAAAGCTTGGTCAATGTTATATTTTTATAGAGATTACGAAGCTGCAATCAAAGATGTCGATTTAATTCTTGAAATGAAAAAAGAGCAGCCTCTAATTGCATGTCATGGCGAACCTTGTTTATTGATAAAAGGACAAGCTTTATATCAATTAGATAAAAATCAAGAAGCTATTGAAACCTTAGAAAAACTATTAGAACTTGACAAAA comes from Flavobacterium sp. I3-2 and encodes:
- a CDS encoding SDR family oxidoreductase — translated: MNFSEKMLRDNALSDKVIIVTGGGSGLGKSMTTYFLELGAKVAITSRDIEKLTKTAKELEEKTDGTCLAIACDVRHYDQVENMLQSVIDAFGKVDILVNNAAGNFISPTERLSANAFDTIIDIVLKGSKNCTLALGKHWIDTKQTNKNVLNIVTTYAWTGSGYVVPSATAKAGVLAMTRSLAVEWAKYGIRMNAIAPGPFPTAGAWDRLLPGDLKDKFDITKRVPLRRVGDHQELANLAAYLVSDFSAYINGEVVTIDGGEWLQGAGEFNMLEKIPTEMWDMLEAMIKQKKNS
- a CDS encoding ParA family protein gives rise to the protein MGKIIAVANQKGGVGKTTTSVNLAASLGALEKKVLLIDADPQANATSGLGIDVEAVEYGTYQILEHSVTPEEASLECTAPNVHLIPAHIDLVAIEIELVDKENREYMLKQALAEIKEQYDYIIIDCAPSLGLLTLNALTAADSVVIPIQCEYFALEGLGKLLNTIKSVQKIHNPELDIEGLLLTMYDSRLRLSNQVVEEVQKHFNDMVFETVIQRNVKLSEAPSFGESIINYDATSKGATNYLNLAQEIINKNAN
- a CDS encoding ParB/RepB/Spo0J family partition protein, with product MAKALKKQALGRGLSALLKDPENDIKSVEDTNADKVVGNIIELELDSIEINPFQPRTNFNEETLKELATSIRELGVIQPITVRKTDFNKYQLISGERRLRASKLAGLTTIPAYIRIANDNESLVMALVENIQRHDLDPIEVALSYQRLIDEIQLTQEQMSERVGKKRSTITNYLRLLKLDPIIQTGIRDGFITMGHGRALINIEDQDAQTDIYQKIILENLSVRETEALVKAYHEGTPENNEKEAPKKKFSYTISETQKKVFTDFFGAKVDVKIAANGKGKINVPFHSAEDLERILKLLEK
- a CDS encoding DUF5683 domain-containing protein, with translation MQKVICFFIISLFCYGVCSAQEADSLKLKTNTLTKQAIDPLSPAKAAFYSAVVPGLGQVYNKSYWKVPIVYAGIGTGIYFYVDNQKKYLDYRNEYKRRLQGIHDANDPKFGRLDNDRLIRGQRYHQKNRDLSLVITIAIYALNIVDANVDAHLQQFNVDDDLSFRPSIQYNEFNGTYQFGAQLTFKF
- the dapB gene encoding 4-hydroxy-tetrahydrodipicolinate reductase; amino-acid sequence: MKIALLGYGKMGKEIEKIALTRGHQIILKKTSNTNFDGLENADVAIDFSLPSTAIENISTCFNINIPVVSGTTGWLESYPEITALCQSKNGAFLYASNFSVGVNIFFELNNHLAKLMAKLNNYKVSMEEIHHTQKLDAPSGTAISLANGIIENSRYKNWTLENPNETDILIDAKRIANIPGTHSVFYRSEVDEIEIKHEAFSREGFALGAVIAAEWIANKKGIYSMKDVLNLG
- the lepB gene encoding signal peptidase I; amino-acid sequence: MALTELLIIFLIIQVIHFLGTWKLYIKAGRKPLEAAIPIYNAIVLMKIINRPTWWVILLFIPVVNLIMFPVVWVETLRSFGKNSTLDTILGVVTFGFYIYVVNYVQDVKYIKDRSLKPKTETGETISSILFAVVVATIIHTYIIQPFTIPTSSLEKTLLVGDFLFVSKVNYGARTPKTPVAFPMVHDTIPFINKKSYLSSIQIPNFRFPGFEKPAHNDIMVFNWPTDTIPYFGYRGTERFDKPIDKKSNYVKRTVGLPGDNLQIKDGIVYIDGKELDLGDRAKIQFYYTVYSDKGVDLNYFANLGYNEFMSTYIASFTNQRQIEAIEPYVRDAKKQDNGTFIIKTMGLPASVIQNNQIPLQAVLDKEVLINLTANDVEYLKSQNVFDSIVKYELPNEGTRIFPHNRPGWTGDNLGPIHIPAKGETVQLTLDNLPMYKGIIKEYENNELKVENGKILINGNETNSYTFNQDYYYMMGDNRHNSEDSRYWGFVPQDHIVGKPVFVWMSLDQNVPWGKFFDKVRWERLFTTVHGTGTPYSFFIYFVILMGIWGVYSFVKYRKKKKDSFKY
- a CDS encoding WbqC family protein, coding for MDILIHPSYFPSISHFVAMIQADKITFEMDDNFQKQTNRNRMYIYGANGTQLLNIPIKKGLEHNQKYKDVRIEYDFNWRKQHFKSLESAYRTSPFFEYFEDDFRSLYDKKYEFLLDLNLETHLLVTDSFGIQLPFEKTDEYHKQVTNLIDLRPLIDGKKDTNQFEPYTQVFEEKYGFINNLSILDLLFNEGRYGIDYLKKQAINF
- a CDS encoding tetratricopeptide repeat protein, yielding MSLKNLYIIAISLFAVGCFAQNNPFEHLSLDERNQLADKYHKLSMEKYQTSEMHRIYKDSALMANPKNAEYTERYSYSYKKAGEHIKAMKLLNKAVAMDLENNKTNALEYKAWSMLYFYRDYEAAIKDVDLILEMKKEQPLIACHGEPCLLIKGQALYQLDKNQEAIETLEKLLELDKKRGFDPLDNFLAYFYIARSYTKIGNIDKAIEYYQNQLAVYDNFTEMHYQLGKIYLDKNEIDKADLHLKKAKQLIEKGTKMYEPYIERFDEVFVEEIDLELDRLKIKNEP